In one Misgurnus anguillicaudatus chromosome 1, ASM2758022v2, whole genome shotgun sequence genomic region, the following are encoded:
- the dennd6b gene encoding protein DENND6B, with protein MDPFDTSDPREGVSKGAATNAQKPDPWSRFSAWLECVCVVTFDLELGQAIELIYPHNVKLTEKEKTSICYLSFPDSYSGCLGDTQFSFRLRQSVGRSGSWFGQEDAYNRAAPVILQKEHAHFHGYVYFRQVKDASVKRGYFQKSLVLVSRLPFVQLFHSLLQVIAPEYFEKLEPCLETVCNEIDQWPAPIPGQTLNLPVMGVVMQVKIPSNVETSGESPSKQMQQENLLPAPMVLPSVHELDLFKCFQSVLIHVQMLWELMLLGEPVVVMAPSPTVSSETVLALVSSIAPLRYCGDYRPYFTIHDSEFKEYTTRTQAPPNVILGVTNPFFIKTFQCWPHIIRLGDLKMSGDLPKQVKIKKLAKLKTLDTKPGIYTAYKTFLHKDKALIKRLLKGIQKKRPSEVQSAILRRHLLEQTQSFIHPLEQYLSSLMPPQRSVSPWKTPPQIRSFSQEEFIKTLEQAGSQLTSVLKGDWMGLYRRYLRSPNFDGWYRLRHREMTQKVECLHLEAICAADLLAWTKDKSEVEIVDLILKLREKLVRARKYQLPVKEEQLEKLEQSIQTIISSLPEDLQTVLHRQSQSEPHEH; from the exons ATGGACCCATTTGACACATCTGATCCTCGGGAAGGAGTATCAAAGGGTGCGGCGACAAACGCACAGAAACCGGATCCGTGGTCCCGATTCTCCGCGTGGCTCGAGTGCGTGTGCGTCGTTACCTTCGACCTCGAACTCGGGCAAGCCATTGAG ctcatttatCCTCACAATGTCAAACTTACAGAGAAAGAG AAAACAAGCATCTGttatttatcatttcctgactCCTACTCAG GATGCCTTGGGGACACTCAGTTCAGCTTCAGACTGCGGCAGTCAGTGGGTCGTAGTGGCTCTTGGTTTGGGCAGGAGGATGCATACAACAGAGCCGCACCTGTGATTTTGCAG AAGGAGCATGCGCATTTCCATGGGTATGTCTATTTTAGACAAGTGAAGGATGCATCTGTCAAGAGAGGCTACTTTCAGAAG TCGCTGGTGTTGGTGTCCAGACTGCCCTTCGTGCAGTTGTTTCACTCTCTGCTGCAGGTTATCGCCCCTGAGTATTTTGAAAAGCTTGAACCTTGTTTGGAAACGG TCTGCAATGAGATTGACCAGTGGCCTGCACCGATACCAGGGCAAACACTCAACTTACCTGTGATGGGTGTGGTGATGCAG GTCAAAATTCCCTCAAATGTTGAAACGTCAGGAGAAAGCCCTTCTAAACAGATGCAACAAGAG AATCTGCTCCCTGCACCAATGGTTCTTCCATCAGTTCACGAGCTGGATCTTTTTAA ATGTTTCCAGTCAGTCCTGATTCACGTGCAGATGCTCTGGGAGCTGATGTTGCTAGGAGAGCCGGTGGTTGTCATGGCACCCTCTCCGACTGTCTCCTCGGAGACCGTGCTGGCCTTAGTCAG TTCCATTGCCCCACTGCGATACTGTGGAGATTACAGACCTTACTTTACCATTCATGACAGTGAATTCAAAGAGTATACCACCAGAACTCAAGCGCC GCCTAATGTTATACTGGGTGTCACAAACCCTTTctttataaagacctttcagTGCTGGCCACACATCATTCGCCTCGGAGACTTAAAGATGTCTG GTGATTTGCCAAAGCAGGTGAAGATCAAGAAACTGGCCAAGTTGAAAACGTTGGATACAAAACCAG GTATATACACGGCATATAAGACCTTCCTTCACAAAGACAAAGCCCTCATCAAACGACTCTTAAAG GGTATCCAGAAAAAAAGACCATCAGAGGTGCAGAGCGCCATCTTGAGGCGGCATCTGTTGGAGCAGACGCAGAGTTTCATTCATCCACTT GAGCAGTATTTGTCGAGTCTGATGCCCCCACAGAGATCTGTGTCTCCTTGGAAG ACTCCTCCACAGATCCGCTCCTTCAGTCAGGAGGAGTTTATAAAGACTTTGGAGCAAGCAGGGTCTCAGCTTACCTCAGTGCTTAAAGGAGATTGGATGGGCCTGTACAG GAGGTACCTCCGCTCTCCAAACTTTGACGGCTGGTATCGTCTCAGGCACAGAGAGATGACTCAGAAAGTGGAATGTCTTCATTTGGAGGCCATCTGTGCGGCT GATCTGCTGGCTTGGACCAAAGACAAATCAGAGGTAGAAATCGTTGATCTAATCCTGAAGCTGAGAGAGAAACTG GTGAGAGCTCGAAAGTATCAGCTTCCTGTCAAAGAAGAACAACTGGAGAAATTAGAGCAGTCCATCCAAACTATCATCAGCTCCCTGCCAGAAGATCTACAGACAGTATTACATAGACAATCACAGTCAGAGCCACATGAACATTGA